Proteins from a genomic interval of Deltaproteobacteria bacterium:
- a CDS encoding phosphatase PAP2 family protein yields MNYNNQMDENTVSFSIVDFYIKYEKIIITMFVASFLSISFYYLDWYNNILWKEGSSFHYLNTWIDQSVPFEPEFVWLYLLYYPFCFAPIILLTNIDTFRRIAFAYLFEDVIAFIVFIVYPTKMIRPDIVVNSISTEALSLVYKVDPGFNVFPSLHVANSLLVALIFYRYNKKLGILFMLIAVLISISTLYVKQHYLVDIFAGVIDALVVYAIVFKGHIPVHKMFKPDAV; encoded by the coding sequence ATGAATTATAATAATCAGATGGATGAAAATACCGTCTCATTCAGCATTGTGGATTTTTATATTAAATACGAAAAAATAATAATCACCATGTTTGTTGCGAGTTTTTTAAGTATTAGCTTTTATTACCTTGACTGGTATAATAATATATTATGGAAAGAGGGCAGCAGCTTTCATTATCTTAATACATGGATAGACCAATCAGTGCCATTCGAACCCGAATTTGTCTGGCTCTATTTACTGTACTATCCTTTTTGTTTCGCACCGATAATTCTATTAACAAACATAGATACATTCAGAAGGATCGCTTTTGCTTACCTGTTTGAAGATGTTATAGCTTTTATCGTGTTCATTGTTTATCCCACTAAAATGATCAGACCTGATATAGTTGTAAATTCAATTAGCACAGAAGCACTCTCACTGGTTTATAAGGTTGATCCGGGATTTAACGTGTTTCCAAGCCTTCATGTGGCTAATTCATTGCTTGTTGCCCTTATCTTTTATAGGTATAATAAAAAACTCGGTATCCTGTTTATGCTTATAGCAGTTTTGATTTCCATATCCACACTATATGTAAAACAGCATTACCTTGTTGACATTTTTGCAGGTGTGATTGATGCTTTGGTTGTTTATGCAATAGTGTTTAAAGGGCATATCCCTGTACATAAAATGTTTAAACCGGATGCAGTATGA